The Sphingobacterium bambusae genome includes a window with the following:
- a CDS encoding RNA polymerase sigma-70 factor: MYICDDLEPPIHNEGITITQASFEALFESFWHRMYRFALKTTEQEDDAKEIVQDIFKSLWERRESLSILDAERYLLRSVKLRTLEYIRNKATRQRHHDIIQEQSLTEYEDQQLHVKELQTKLQRIVESLPKQCKNVFKMSREEGLSNKEIAKALLISERAVEYHISKALLTLRTHLDTNSS; encoded by the coding sequence ATGTATATTTGCGATGATTTGGAACCCCCTATACATAACGAAGGTATCACGATTACGCAAGCATCATTCGAAGCATTGTTTGAAAGCTTTTGGCATCGTATGTATCGCTTTGCATTGAAAACGACCGAACAGGAAGACGATGCCAAGGAAATTGTGCAGGATATTTTCAAGTCTTTATGGGAGAGGCGAGAGAGCTTATCTATCCTCGATGCAGAGCGCTACCTCCTTCGGTCGGTGAAATTACGCACCTTGGAATACATCCGTAACAAAGCCACCAGACAAAGGCATCATGATATTATTCAAGAACAAAGCTTAACGGAATACGAAGATCAGCAATTACATGTTAAAGAGCTGCAGACAAAACTGCAGCGTATTGTTGAATCGCTACCCAAGCAATGTAAAAATGTGTTTAAGATGAGCCGGGAAGAGGGACTCAGTAACAAAGAGATTGCCAAGGCGCTTCTTATATCCGAGCGGGCCGTGGAGTACCATATTAGCAAGGCCTTACTGACGCTTCGAACGCACCTAGACACCAACAGCAGTTAA
- a CDS encoding DUF3592 domain-containing protein: MNGILKGFSFFWTIFIGYFIFVHPAIIYYSTSYENVDLSTVSPNTALAMLALSGILWFIVGCLSLWILLRYTYFALRNIRILLRDGVRLRSTVVGVTLLKGASSKSVPKTIVLELVNLEGETIRHSMSFNDSKPEQQRYKVGSICYLRVDPSFKKLPSVLLEESFVKVNWVLPLVWLLFVASAIYYFLFSYQLESAGYGWRFLSFWHPLIIIPACCLFFPGIIYGFKKFVFMKFMNMGRVMEFLKFKGKKTLASITRAEQTGTLINDQPEIRFHVEFLDGAGRKVSAQIKKIVSLIDVAQVRSQKEAFVFYNPSNPQSVAFEQDINKQ, from the coding sequence ATGAACGGCATATTGAAAGGTTTTTCTTTTTTTTGGACCATTTTTATTGGTTACTTTATTTTTGTCCACCCGGCGATTATTTACTATTCGACGAGTTATGAAAATGTAGACCTTTCTACCGTCAGTCCCAATACCGCGCTGGCGATGCTTGCCCTGAGCGGTATCCTTTGGTTCATCGTGGGCTGTCTTTCGCTGTGGATTTTGTTGCGGTACACCTACTTTGCTCTGCGTAACATACGTATCCTGCTGCGAGACGGCGTGCGCCTGAGGTCCACGGTTGTCGGTGTGACCTTGTTGAAAGGCGCTAGTAGCAAATCCGTGCCCAAGACAATTGTGCTAGAGCTGGTTAATCTGGAGGGAGAAACTATCCGGCACAGCATGAGCTTCAATGATTCGAAACCCGAACAACAGCGGTATAAGGTAGGTTCGATCTGCTATCTACGTGTTGACCCTTCCTTCAAGAAGTTGCCGAGTGTGTTGCTGGAAGAAAGTTTTGTTAAAGTAAACTGGGTTTTACCCTTGGTTTGGCTGCTCTTTGTGGCTTCGGCGATCTATTACTTCTTGTTTTCCTATCAGTTGGAAAGCGCGGGCTATGGCTGGCGATTCCTAAGTTTCTGGCATCCGCTGATTATTATTCCTGCATGTTGCCTGTTTTTTCCTGGCATAATTTATGGGTTTAAAAAGTTTGTCTTTATGAAATTCATGAACATGGGCAGGGTAATGGAGTTCTTGAAATTTAAGGGAAAAAAGACGTTGGCATCGATTACTCGAGCGGAGCAGACCGGAACTTTAATCAACGATCAGCCAGAAATTCGATTTCATGTTGAGTTCCTCGATGGTGCTGGCCGTAAGGTGTCGGCTCAGATCAAGAAAATCGTGTCCCTCATCGATGTTGCACAGGTTCGTAGTCAAAAAGAGGCATTCGTGTTTTACAATCCGAGCAACCCTCAATCTGTTGCTTTTGAACAGGATATTAACAAACAATAA
- a CDS encoding YncE family protein: MKHLLAGIGLALSSFSSFAQDAKPTFQIANTQKLPIEVYQLVFNPSNKQVYVTGPRKGFNKEVDNYVYVLDANDLAIKDSIAVGKNLPFGVALNNKTQTLYVGHSLQGAVSAIDLRSKKQQLIPSGKEKSKIREIAVDEERNKVYVSDHGNPSIWEIDGATNTYQRSFDLPGAYLLGVNVDASRGLVYGTDANNMEGNVVVYDSKSGNLAGKYKTWSYCPLNIALDKKNNRIFVSQSNDNNITVLDGATGEIAFKVYLGYDSSPIGIAYDEQNNLLYTANRSKNEVAVIDCNSFEVKERIATKGLPNTISIDQATGSVYVTNKEAGRKGAPVENGNTVLKIDKIKI, encoded by the coding sequence ATGAAACACCTTCTCGCAGGCATCGGTCTTGCCCTTTCTTCCTTCAGTAGTTTTGCGCAAGACGCAAAGCCAACTTTCCAGATAGCCAATACGCAAAAGCTTCCCATTGAAGTTTATCAACTGGTGTTTAACCCCAGCAACAAACAGGTTTACGTTACGGGGCCACGCAAGGGGTTCAACAAAGAAGTGGACAACTATGTCTATGTACTCGACGCAAATGATCTAGCAATAAAAGACTCTATCGCCGTGGGCAAAAACCTGCCTTTTGGTGTTGCGCTGAACAACAAAACACAAACCCTATATGTAGGCCATTCCTTGCAGGGGGCGGTGAGCGCCATTGATCTACGCAGCAAGAAACAGCAGCTTATTCCAAGTGGAAAGGAAAAATCCAAAATCCGGGAAATTGCTGTAGACGAAGAGCGGAACAAAGTATATGTTTCAGATCATGGAAATCCATCTATTTGGGAAATCGATGGCGCAACAAATACCTACCAACGATCTTTTGATCTGCCAGGCGCCTACTTGCTTGGTGTAAACGTCGATGCTTCAAGAGGCTTGGTTTATGGAACGGATGCAAACAATATGGAAGGTAATGTTGTGGTTTACGATAGCAAATCTGGGAATCTAGCAGGAAAATACAAGACTTGGTCTTACTGCCCTTTGAACATCGCTCTTGACAAAAAGAACAATCGCATCTTTGTGAGCCAATCCAATGACAACAACATTACGGTACTGGATGGAGCGACAGGTGAGATCGCTTTCAAAGTTTATCTAGGCTATGATTCATCGCCAATAGGCATTGCCTACGACGAGCAGAACAACCTCCTGTATACGGCCAACCGCAGTAAAAACGAAGTAGCCGTGATCGACTGCAATTCGTTCGAGGTAAAAGAGCGTATCGCGACGAAAGGTCTACCAAACACGATCAGCATAGACCAAGCAACCGGCTCGGTATATGTAACCAATAAGGAAGCTGGACGTAAAGGTGCGCCTGTAGAAAACGGAAACACCGTCCTAAAAATCGACAAGATAAAAATCTAA
- a CDS encoding transcriptional repressor encodes MTTNENLNKTERAIFHLLDEEKRWMDFDAIFQSLNPNIKCFSYAAVYKNIRSLTQKELVASCKFHPYKQHFFCVKSILVNN; translated from the coding sequence ATGACAACGAATGAAAACTTGAACAAAACAGAACGTGCGATCTTCCATCTGCTGGATGAAGAAAAACGTTGGATGGACTTTGACGCCATCTTTCAGTCGCTCAATCCCAATATCAAATGTTTCAGCTATGCTGCGGTATATAAGAATATACGAAGCTTAACACAAAAGGAATTGGTTGCTTCGTGTAAGTTTCACCCTTACAAACAGCATTTCTTTTGCGTCAAGTCTATTTTGGTAAATAATTAG
- a CDS encoding outer membrane beta-barrel family protein: MNIHLLTLFLLCAGMVCKTFAQTTLTGKILHEDGRAFENVSVDILLLPDSLSQGQTITDESGNYLVQIQRAGTFLLRYSAVGQQTQFSRNYSLKNGDKQTVAPIILKTAPISLASVNVEGKLPGIRQYVDKMVVDVEGSVAAEGNNVLELLEKTPGVLSDGKGNFSIQGRTGATVKIDGKETYLTGAQLASLLRGMQARDISKLELMSSPSAKEDAAGSAGAINIVTKKNRRGGFGADVFVRGGQSRKSQGSFGGGVHYKTEKLNVFLQASRGYESSKESSYSERTFGDVANPERRQVQREERILDPGKYHSLHTGFVYEADSNSTLEASINWIKGLFISTSNIDMDIYRRGVSSIDRAATRNSFDEGYNNLTFNVNYAKKYRGEDHYLKANIDFAPHTNDYDNIFHTDYYAASSNNVTGVSARHNLQDLHNTTYAARLDYSRPLKNLQKIELGWKATHLFIDNAVQNDTLSNSMWVNDRNSSNAFQYTQHVQAAYLTYSGKLSKIEYQLGLRGEYTFTKANQVTTGESDRNNYFDLFPNAFLMYHLTENHVLRGSLSSRIQRPSDHDVNVFRVYEDAFTYFQGNADIKPEKSTIVEIGHSYKNKLFTTLSYGNNRDVITFVSRAGESANETYSRPENIGQFTNYSASVMYNNRFASWWSGSHYLNAFHNAYRGEIDGTVLDNEGSSWTLNSKHTLEFPWTMRSELIAYYNSGITSGARRKEKNYGVDLAFEKKLWADRAMLKLAVNGLVRNRNPRYSSTFGDLTIFHSARPDNRKVLLTLSYRFGK; this comes from the coding sequence ATGAACATCCATTTATTAACGCTTTTCCTCCTCTGCGCAGGCATGGTCTGCAAAACATTTGCGCAAACAACATTAACCGGCAAGATTCTCCATGAAGATGGGCGTGCCTTCGAGAACGTATCCGTCGACATTTTGCTCCTGCCCGACTCGCTTTCGCAAGGGCAAACCATCACTGATGAAAGTGGAAATTACCTCGTACAGATCCAGCGTGCGGGAACCTTTCTCTTGCGGTATTCGGCCGTAGGGCAGCAAACGCAGTTCAGCCGAAATTACAGCTTAAAAAATGGAGATAAGCAAACCGTAGCACCAATCATCCTAAAAACAGCACCCATATCGCTGGCCTCCGTGAACGTGGAGGGCAAGCTTCCCGGGATCCGCCAATACGTCGACAAGATGGTTGTCGATGTAGAAGGTAGCGTCGCAGCCGAAGGCAACAATGTATTGGAACTGCTAGAAAAAACACCGGGAGTACTATCTGATGGCAAGGGAAATTTTTCGATTCAAGGTCGTACGGGTGCAACCGTCAAGATTGATGGTAAAGAGACGTACCTCACGGGCGCTCAACTGGCAAGCTTGTTAAGAGGCATGCAGGCACGCGATATTTCTAAACTAGAACTGATGAGTAGCCCTTCAGCAAAAGAGGATGCCGCCGGAAGTGCAGGTGCGATCAATATCGTCACCAAGAAAAATAGACGTGGTGGATTTGGGGCCGATGTTTTTGTACGGGGCGGCCAATCGCGCAAGTCGCAAGGAAGCTTTGGCGGTGGCGTACACTACAAAACGGAAAAGTTGAACGTCTTCTTACAAGCTTCTAGAGGATACGAATCATCAAAGGAAAGTTCCTACAGCGAGCGCACCTTCGGCGATGTCGCAAATCCGGAAAGACGACAAGTACAGCGGGAAGAACGTATACTCGACCCGGGGAAATACCATAGTTTGCATACTGGATTTGTATACGAGGCGGATAGCAACAGTACCTTAGAAGCGAGCATCAATTGGATCAAAGGTTTATTTATCTCTACTTCAAACATCGATATGGATATCTATCGTCGAGGCGTATCCAGCATCGATCGGGCAGCAACACGCAACAGCTTTGATGAAGGCTACAATAACCTAACGTTCAACGTTAACTATGCAAAAAAATACCGTGGAGAGGATCACTATCTTAAGGCCAACATCGATTTCGCACCGCATACAAACGATTACGACAATATCTTCCACACGGACTACTATGCTGCCAGCAGTAACAACGTAACCGGTGTTTCTGCTCGACATAACCTACAGGATCTCCACAATACCACCTACGCGGCGCGACTGGACTACAGCAGGCCATTGAAAAACCTGCAAAAAATAGAATTGGGTTGGAAAGCGACGCACCTCTTTATTGACAATGCCGTACAAAATGACACCCTCTCCAATTCGATGTGGGTAAATGACAGGAATTCTTCGAACGCTTTCCAATATACACAACATGTGCAGGCTGCTTACCTCACCTATTCGGGCAAGCTCTCAAAAATAGAGTACCAACTGGGTCTTCGCGGCGAATACACCTTTACCAAGGCGAACCAAGTTACAACCGGAGAAAGCGATCGAAATAACTACTTTGACCTGTTTCCCAATGCATTTTTGATGTACCACCTCACCGAAAACCACGTTCTGCGCGGATCGTTGAGCAGCCGTATTCAACGTCCTAGCGACCATGACGTCAACGTTTTCCGGGTTTATGAAGACGCTTTCACCTATTTTCAGGGAAACGCGGATATTAAGCCGGAAAAAAGCACCATCGTTGAGATAGGACACAGCTACAAAAATAAACTGTTTACCACCTTGAGCTATGGCAACAACCGTGATGTGATCACTTTCGTCAGCCGTGCAGGCGAATCGGCCAACGAAACCTACAGTAGACCCGAAAACATCGGACAATTTACAAATTACAGTGCCAGCGTGATGTACAACAATCGTTTCGCCTCGTGGTGGAGTGGAAGTCATTACCTCAACGCATTCCATAATGCCTACCGTGGCGAGATCGACGGTACCGTGCTGGACAACGAAGGCTCGAGCTGGACGTTGAACAGCAAGCATACACTAGAATTTCCTTGGACCATGCGATCAGAACTAATCGCCTACTACAATTCGGGGATAACCAGCGGAGCCAGAAGGAAAGAGAAGAACTACGGCGTCGATCTTGCTTTTGAGAAAAAATTATGGGCCGATAGAGCGATGTTAAAATTAGCCGTGAACGGCTTAGTACGCAACCGAAATCCTCGGTACAGCAGCACATTTGGCGATCTGACCATCTTCCACTCCGCTAGACCAGACAACAGGAAAGTATTGCTCACGTTAAGCTATCGCTTTGGAAAATAA
- a CDS encoding tetratricopeptide repeat protein, with translation MQLQRQYSEKLLAIQQANESLNNSPSDQTEREDWFDILAQFEVSFLQEKSKMLYHRLFDKGGDFPANLYLDEDDYRFFVDKSRALLLAFAPQYPEAWIELGLQHVLCRRAYVDKGQASFYLQKAIDAAVPAASALYLYYNALGILTDMEKEAASSKLHQMAQEGDLWAVAYNSHLEVWKDDFESVYEHIQPLAQQGDKKLQRHYYETLQYYYARRGEIDLQRQALEEGIKETDSSYCKFVLTELKRREATSAEQLEALIPSYLLAFETGITDAAVQIALIKLSNISADDQKVEDYRDIVFYLQKAWEYNNAYAGYRLACLYLYNELLQNVAQGMEILEELQDNYDQPDAQVELAEIYLEGRFVERDEQRARSIFQQLADKQVPYAQLRLGNFHEYGSAEKQPDYAQAFSLYQQAAQAKLPQALYQVGRYLKYGIHNGEPDLQAAMPYFEEAAAADNAVAITELGIAQELLSPPNYPEAFRYFTRAAELGYPYAYFLQGVYLEYDYHQSGAKLPEEAFKSYSQGAAGHDLSSIYELARCYRFGVGTEANLDKAMDFYRQAAERNHAQALTDLALCHEYGYGVAKNDDKAMEYIAKAVDLGYAYAYYVMGRYYVNGMVEQRAEEGLALLERASAENIAEAKLLLGDYYFFDYDQRGEYDRAFDYYKQAEELGSLTDGLGMCYEFGAGVEANAMQAFKYYQMAAEKGNDGAIYRLGRCFYFGIGTDVDKEKAFQYYEQSGQQGNIYARYFAGLQLLQGDGVLADQAKGAQWIQDAAEGEYAEAQYQLGNCYLMGDGVEENEDIALHWFQRAAENGHEQATRIMKGARG, from the coding sequence ATGCAGCTCCAAAGACAATACAGCGAGAAGCTTTTGGCTATACAGCAAGCTAATGAATCATTGAATAACAGCCCTTCAGATCAAACGGAAAGGGAAGATTGGTTTGATATTCTAGCGCAATTTGAAGTTTCTTTTTTACAAGAAAAATCAAAAATGCTTTACCATAGATTGTTTGATAAAGGCGGCGATTTTCCAGCCAATCTGTACTTGGATGAAGACGATTACCGTTTTTTTGTAGATAAATCGCGCGCCCTATTGCTAGCCTTTGCGCCGCAATATCCAGAAGCTTGGATCGAGCTGGGCTTGCAGCATGTGCTTTGCAGAAGAGCCTATGTCGACAAAGGTCAAGCTTCTTTCTATCTGCAAAAGGCTATTGATGCTGCCGTGCCGGCAGCCAGCGCCCTTTATTTATACTATAATGCCCTAGGTATCTTGACCGATATGGAAAAGGAAGCTGCTAGTAGCAAGCTCCACCAAATGGCACAGGAGGGAGATCTTTGGGCGGTAGCCTATAATTCCCATCTTGAAGTTTGGAAAGATGATTTTGAATCGGTGTATGAGCACATACAGCCACTAGCGCAACAGGGAGACAAGAAGCTTCAACGGCATTACTACGAAACACTACAATACTACTATGCGCGTCGCGGCGAGATAGATCTTCAACGGCAGGCGTTGGAGGAAGGCATTAAAGAGACGGATTCTTCCTACTGCAAGTTTGTGTTGACAGAGCTCAAACGCCGAGAAGCAACCTCCGCAGAACAATTGGAAGCGCTTATTCCGAGTTACCTTTTGGCCTTTGAAACGGGAATAACCGATGCCGCAGTGCAGATTGCCCTTATCAAGCTATCCAACATTTCTGCAGATGATCAGAAAGTAGAGGATTACAGGGATATCGTTTTCTATTTACAAAAAGCTTGGGAATACAATAATGCTTATGCAGGCTATCGTTTGGCCTGTCTATATCTTTATAATGAGCTGTTGCAAAATGTGGCTCAAGGGATGGAAATCTTGGAAGAGCTTCAGGATAACTACGATCAGCCGGATGCACAGGTTGAGCTGGCCGAGATCTATCTAGAGGGTCGCTTTGTGGAGCGAGATGAGCAGCGTGCCCGTTCGATATTTCAACAACTTGCTGATAAACAAGTGCCCTATGCGCAGCTGCGCTTGGGCAACTTTCACGAATATGGAAGCGCCGAGAAGCAACCGGATTATGCACAAGCTTTTTCGCTATACCAACAGGCGGCTCAGGCAAAGTTGCCACAAGCACTTTATCAAGTAGGGCGTTACCTAAAATATGGTATACATAATGGTGAACCTGATCTTCAGGCGGCCATGCCTTATTTTGAGGAAGCGGCGGCAGCAGACAACGCCGTAGCAATAACAGAGCTGGGCATCGCGCAGGAACTGCTTTCACCACCAAATTATCCAGAGGCATTCCGCTATTTCACGCGTGCCGCGGAATTGGGCTATCCCTACGCCTATTTTCTGCAAGGGGTTTACCTTGAATACGACTACCATCAATCCGGGGCCAAGCTTCCCGAGGAGGCCTTTAAAAGCTATAGCCAAGGAGCGGCTGGTCACGACTTGAGCAGCATCTACGAGCTCGCACGTTGCTACCGCTTTGGCGTTGGCACCGAGGCAAATCTAGACAAAGCGATGGATTTTTATCGGCAGGCTGCGGAACGAAATCATGCGCAGGCGCTCACCGATCTAGCGCTATGCCATGAATATGGTTATGGTGTTGCAAAGAATGACGATAAGGCCATGGAGTATATTGCTAAAGCCGTCGATTTGGGTTATGCCTATGCCTATTACGTGATGGGACGTTATTATGTGAATGGTATGGTAGAGCAGCGCGCAGAAGAAGGCTTGGCACTGTTGGAGCGCGCTTCGGCAGAAAATATTGCGGAGGCTAAATTGCTGTTGGGCGACTACTATTTCTTTGACTATGACCAACGGGGCGAGTATGATCGGGCGTTTGATTACTATAAGCAAGCGGAAGAGCTTGGAAGCCTCACCGATGGCTTGGGGATGTGCTACGAATTCGGTGCAGGTGTAGAAGCAAACGCCATGCAAGCATTTAAATATTACCAAATGGCCGCTGAAAAGGGGAACGATGGAGCAATTTACCGCTTAGGTCGATGTTTTTATTTCGGAATTGGTACCGATGTAGATAAGGAAAAGGCATTCCAATACTACGAACAAAGTGGGCAGCAGGGTAATATTTACGCCCGCTACTTTGCAGGCTTGCAGCTCTTGCAGGGCGATGGCGTCCTCGCCGATCAGGCCAAGGGAGCCCAATGGATTCAGGATGCTGCCGAAGGGGAATATGCAGAGGCGCAATATCAGCTAGGAAACTGTTACCTGATGGGCGATGGTGTGGAAGAGAATGAAGATATTGCCTTGCACTGGTTTCAGCGGGCAGCAGAAAACGGACATGAACAGGCTACAAGGATTATGAAGGGTGCAAGAGGATAA
- a CDS encoding HSP90 family protein: MSKETAYAFQVNLKGMIALLSEHLYSDPNTFIRELLQNAVDAITAIRYLDEEHAGEIMVTLPNEAEDSFVFQDNGIGLKEEEIHRFLSVIGESSKGKDLNEAKDFIGKFGIGLLSCFVVSDEIVVETCSALEKIAWRWTAQAEGDYKIERMDEEIPFGTRVILKPKAQFKHIFEYAYFKGKLKHYGDALREKVVLQKGEMQDVLNTQQPAWLNSSDRGTLLDVGKDTLNVNFLDAVPFHTTHGDCTGVLYILPFKTQFSSKQHHRVYLKRMFLSEEDQSLLPNWAFFVRMLVNTEGLSATASRESLMKNELLQKTRKEIAVALKDYLRNCKAIDPSVYNRIIQTHFLHLKAFALEDNDFLDIFLDDIPFETNRGQRNFREIRQFQQTVYYSADFEDFKQIDRMADTQGILLINGSYTFDTELLKKIATRYPDLSIKAMLPSELVGTFVDLDAEQLKRLSTFKDLVQQILDEHGCALEIKHFRPHDTPAIYTKTEQSNVEQTVNQLKADANPFARVLKSAAKPRQRPILCLNADNELVQQIASVTDRYLLQSIVEVLYVQAMILGKYNVQEKEMKILNNALKNLIVMGLTNFVNI, from the coding sequence ATGAGTAAGGAAACAGCATACGCATTTCAGGTGAACTTAAAGGGCATGATTGCCCTGTTGTCGGAACATTTGTACAGTGATCCGAACACCTTTATTCGGGAACTTCTGCAAAATGCGGTGGATGCGATAACGGCCATCCGTTATTTGGATGAGGAGCACGCTGGGGAGATAATGGTTACATTGCCCAATGAGGCAGAAGATAGCTTTGTTTTTCAAGACAACGGAATTGGGCTTAAAGAAGAAGAGATACATCGTTTTCTTTCCGTCATCGGAGAAAGCTCCAAGGGTAAAGACCTTAATGAAGCAAAAGACTTTATCGGCAAGTTCGGCATCGGCCTATTATCCTGTTTCGTCGTTAGCGACGAGATTGTCGTCGAAACATGTTCTGCGTTGGAAAAGATAGCATGGCGCTGGACAGCCCAAGCCGAAGGTGATTATAAAATCGAACGGATGGATGAGGAAATCCCTTTTGGGACACGTGTTATCCTAAAGCCAAAAGCCCAGTTCAAGCATATTTTTGAATATGCCTACTTTAAAGGGAAGCTAAAACACTATGGCGATGCGCTGCGCGAAAAGGTTGTGCTGCAAAAGGGCGAGATGCAAGACGTCCTCAACACCCAGCAACCCGCTTGGTTAAACTCTTCCGATAGAGGCACATTGCTGGACGTCGGAAAGGACACGTTAAATGTGAATTTCCTAGATGCTGTACCATTCCATACGACGCATGGCGATTGTACGGGGGTATTGTATATCCTTCCTTTCAAAACGCAGTTTAGCAGCAAGCAGCATCACCGTGTTTACCTGAAACGCATGTTTCTGTCTGAGGAGGATCAGTCTTTATTGCCCAATTGGGCTTTCTTTGTGCGCATGCTCGTCAATACCGAGGGGCTTAGCGCAACAGCATCGCGGGAATCGCTGATGAAAAATGAGCTGCTCCAGAAAACAAGAAAGGAAATCGCCGTCGCGCTCAAAGATTATTTGAGAAATTGTAAGGCCATAGATCCATCGGTTTACAACAGGATCATACAAACACACTTCTTGCATCTTAAAGCGTTCGCGCTAGAGGATAATGACTTCCTAGATATTTTTCTGGATGATATTCCATTTGAAACAAATCGAGGACAGCGGAATTTTAGGGAGATCAGGCAATTTCAGCAAACGGTATACTATAGTGCAGATTTTGAAGATTTCAAGCAAATCGACCGCATGGCCGATACACAGGGCATCCTGCTCATCAATGGTTCTTACACCTTTGACACCGAGCTCTTGAAAAAGATCGCTACGCGCTATCCCGATCTTTCGATAAAGGCCATGCTGCCCAGTGAGCTTGTAGGCACCTTTGTCGATCTGGATGCGGAGCAACTGAAGCGTCTCTCTACATTCAAGGATCTTGTTCAGCAAATATTGGATGAACATGGCTGTGCGTTGGAAATAAAACATTTCAGGCCACATGATACACCCGCAATATATACCAAGACCGAGCAATCCAACGTGGAGCAAACGGTGAACCAGCTCAAGGCTGATGCGAATCCCTTTGCGCGCGTACTGAAGTCGGCCGCGAAGCCTCGTCAGCGGCCTATCCTCTGCCTAAATGCCGATAATGAGCTGGTGCAGCAGATTGCATCCGTGACTGATCGCTACCTGCTGCAGTCTATCGTCGAGGTTCTTTACGTGCAGGCCATGATCTTGGGCAAGTATAATGTCCAAGAAAAGGAAATGAAGATATTGAACAATGCCCTGAAAAACCTCATCGTTATGGGGCTCACAAATTTTGTTAACATTTAA